The stretch of DNA gaaaatttGATATCTCCCCCTCTATGCAATGGCCATTGAAACTGTATAAAGAAGTATTATAAATAGATCTCAAGTATGTGGTTGTGATTTTATCACAGTCTGGTGACTTTAGGTGAAGCTTAGTGAACATAACATGTAGAACATTGTACAATGTCTGATTACTAAAGGAGTACTGGTCAAAATAGGGCGGGAGATTAAAGTATTACTTAAAAGCTGATGGCTATGAAACGTGTGGCTAACGTGTTGGTATACAGTGTTCAATCTCGCTGTTAAGACACTGTACATGCTGGCCATGAGACTATTCCAGCTGACTGCAAAGCCACTTTTAAAATGCAGTTTTGAAACCATTGTGGTAACAGTCTACTATTAAATGCTGTCTGCAGTGCAACTGTTAACACTGGCGTACATCACTGTTAAGTCTGTAGGCTGAATACTGTTACGACTTTTCAActgcattttattatttcttaaAATTATCAAATTTATTCTTTTCCTGCGGCTTTAGCTCGTTTAATTCCGATGCCTGCTCCGCCAGTAGATCCAGCATACATTCCATCTTCAAATTGGACATATTGTTCTCCTCTTCGAGTACACGGAACTTCTTTTTCAGCCGCAGCATGTCGTCCACGTCGCCCTTGCGCGACGAGTGCATCCAGATGCCATCGGCAAAGCGCAGCTCCTTGTGGCCCAGATTCAACGAAATCTGGCGGAAATCATCAAGATCCTCGGCAATAGCAGGAATCCCAATGTTGCAGCGACTCTGACGCGCCGGTATGGGCTTTGACTCGAACTTTTTGTTGAACAGCGGCATCACAGAGttaaactgaaatgaaatgaatagtTAACCGACTCATTTACTCGTGCTGTTGCCACGGACAACCGACACCTGGCCACATGCGGCACAGGACGTTGGTCACAACAGAACGACCAGCCTGGCCAGGGATGGTTCAGCGCCAGTGCCGTGGCTCGTGCccatgtgtgtaaatat from Drosophila subobscura isolate 14011-0131.10 chromosome O, UCBerk_Dsub_1.0, whole genome shotgun sequence encodes:
- the LOC117896988 gene encoding protein chibby homolog 1: MPLFNKKFESKPIPARQSRCNIGIPAIAEDLDDFRQISLNLGHKELRFADGIWMHSSRKGDVDDMLRLKKKFRVLEEENNMSNLKMECMLDLLAEQASELNELKPQEKNKFDNFKK